ACCCAAGAAGATACGGGCTATCAGCCAAGCTGATCATTTTCTTAAAGGAAATGTCAGTATCTAAAACAGATATAGCAATGGAAAGCCGACTATGAGTCGGCTTTTTCTGCTTTTAACGGATACGAAGTTTTAGCGGAGTCCAAGGTGCGACGCGTATTGGTTCTAAAACTGGCTCCTACAGGAGAGAAGCGTCGCTTAAGGTGCCAATGTGGCTTGATAGGCTTAAGTGGATAAGTACGTTTACGAGCAACAATAAAGTATTGGCTACCAGCGAACGATGCGCAGCTGCCTAAGCTGTTCTCCAACCACGTCCACATCGCTTGGTATTTACTCATAGGGAACAACGCGTAGGTGTCACAATGAATCACTTCATAATTAAGTACGCCTAGCCAATCTTTAATTCGGTTTGGCGTATACATACGCCCACTCCATGGCAAGCTGTTCTTTCGCCAAGGCATCAAACTGGCAAGCCCAGTCACACTAAAAGGGTTAAAGCCGGTGATAATAATATAGCCATCGTCCATCATTACTCGGTCGACTTCTCTCAATAGCCGGTGTGGGTCGTTGCTATAATCTAACTGATGACTCAGCACCACAACATCAAAGCTTTTCTCTAAAAAGGGTAAATTATAACCATCTGCTATCACATTATGTAATGGGTTCTGGATATCTAGGTTTACTTGATGTTGAATGTTGCATGTGCAGCTAGAAATCTCACTGCTGAGGCCACCAAGTTTGAGCATATGGTAACCAAATAGTTTTGGGCACCACTCATCGAGTCGAGTTTGAATAGATTCTCTCAACCAGTCCCCATTGTGCAATTGTGCCCAAGTATAAGGACGCTCAAACTTCTTTCTGCTACGTGCTGGCTTCATCAATAATCTGTCTCACTTATTCTGTCTCACTAAAAGTGACTGGAGAACCAATAATGTTACATATCAAAAGCATACCTGCATTTAACGACAATTACATCTGGCTGATTCAAAATAGCGATCGCCGTTGTGCTGTTGTCGACCCTGGTGATGCAGCTCCAGTATTAGAGTACTTAGCACACCATGAGCTAACTTTAGATGCAATCTTGATTACGCACCACCACCACGATCACATTGGTGGCGTGCCAGAGTTGGTAAGACAATTCCCTGGCGTGGATGTCGTTGGCCCCAAAAATGAACCTATCCCGACCTTAACGCATCCCGTTGATGACGGTGACCAATTAGAGCTGTTTGGCGAAGTATTCCTCGTGCTAGGGCTTAGTGGGCACACCGCTGGGCACATTGGTTATGTTGGTGATGCCAAACTGTTTTGTGGCGATGTACTGTTTTCAGCCGGTTGTGGGCGAATCATGGAAGGCACACCACAGCAGATGTTTGATGCATTGAACAAGATCACAGCACTCCCACAAGAAACCGAGGTTTACTGTGCTCATGAATACACGGCAGCCAATATCGCTTTTGCACTGGCTGTTGAGCCTGACAACCAACATTTGCAACAATACCGCGACCAAGTGAATCGGCTTCGAGCCCAAAATAAGTCGACCATCCCCACAAATTTAAGACAAGAAAAGTTTATTAACCCCTTCTTACGCTACACAGAACCAAGTGTAGTGAAATCAGTATCTAATCGTACTGAGCAGACCGATCCTTTATCGGTTTTTACCGCTTTACGTGCGTGGAAGAACGAATTTTAACAAATACAGGCTTGTCACTCATAGGGAGTGGCAAGTATTATCATCGGCCGTTTATTAAAAAGGCTGTAACATGCGAGTTAAGTACAGCTGGGCTTTGGTACTACTACTTTCTGGTTGCCAATTAACTCAGTCAGAGAATCCAGACCAAGCTTCCGAGCAAACCAACACCTCCCCTACTAAAGAAGTTTCTCAAGCGAACGTTTCATCGGGAGCGAGCCAAGAACAACCAAAAGTTGAAACACCCGTCGTTACTCCACAAACACAGCAAGATGTTTGGAAACGTATTGCGATGCAACTTGAAATGGAAGTGCCGGACCAAAAGAAAGTTGACTACTACCGCACTTGGTACCTCAAGCACCCTGGTCATCTAAAAACTGTATCAAAACGCGCTGAACCTTTCCTTTACTTGATCACAACTAAGATTGAAGAAAGAGACTTGCCTTTAGAGCTGGCCCTGTTGCCCGTTGTTGAAAGCTCGTTTGATGCATTTGCTTATTCTCATGGTAGCGCTGCTGGACTATGGCAGTTCATTTCGGGTACTGGCAAAGCTTACGGACTAGAACAAAACTTCTGGTACGATGGCCGCCGTGACGTAGCCGCTTCAACCGACGCTGCATTGGACTTCTTAACCGACCTAAACAAACGTTTTGATGGGAACTGGCAACACGCAATCGCTGCCTACAACAGTGGCGGTGGTCGCGTGAACAGCGCAATCCGTAAGAACAAGAAGCTGGGTAAGCCAATCGACTTCTTCTCTCTAGACTTACCAAAAGAGACCAGCAGCTATGTACCTAAGCTACTTGCACTGGCCGACGTGATTGCCAACCAAGAAAAGTATGGCATCGATATCCCTGCGATCCCGAACAAGCCAGTACTGACTCTGGTTAACCCAGACGAACAACTTGATCTGGCGATTGCGGCAAACTACGCAGGCATTCCGGTAAAAGAGCTGCAAGGCTACAACCCGGCTTATAACCAGTGGGCAACAGCACCAGAGAAACACCAACAATTATTGCTTCCTCTAAGCTCTGTTGAGAAGTTCAACAAAGAAGTGGCAGCCAATAAAGGCAAAGGCATGAAGTTGGTGCGCTATAAAGTGCAATCTGGCGATAGCATCAGCGTACTGGCGAGTAAATACAACACCACCAGC
Above is a window of Vibrio atlanticus DNA encoding:
- a CDS encoding LysM peptidoglycan-binding domain-containing protein; translation: MRVKYSWALVLLLSGCQLTQSENPDQASEQTNTSPTKEVSQANVSSGASQEQPKVETPVVTPQTQQDVWKRIAMQLEMEVPDQKKVDYYRTWYLKHPGHLKTVSKRAEPFLYLITTKIEERDLPLELALLPVVESSFDAFAYSHGSAAGLWQFISGTGKAYGLEQNFWYDGRRDVAASTDAALDFLTDLNKRFDGNWQHAIAAYNSGGGRVNSAIRKNKKLGKPIDFFSLDLPKETSSYVPKLLALADVIANQEKYGIDIPAIPNKPVLTLVNPDEQLDLAIAANYAGIPVKELQGYNPAYNQWATAPEKHQQLLLPLSSVEKFNKEVAANKGKGMKLVRYKVQSGDSISVLASKYNTTSKVIRSANGLSNNNIRVGQHLFIPTSTKDDKTYALSASNRLASTQSKSRGQYKLSHTVKSGDSLWTIARANKVSHQSLAKWNGMGPRDTLRIGQELVIWKNSSDGAIIRTVFYNVRSGDTVSGIASKFKVKSADVVKWNALQNKKYLQPGQKLKLYVDVTKVSV
- the gloB gene encoding hydroxyacylglutathione hydrolase, with product MLHIKSIPAFNDNYIWLIQNSDRRCAVVDPGDAAPVLEYLAHHELTLDAILITHHHHDHIGGVPELVRQFPGVDVVGPKNEPIPTLTHPVDDGDQLELFGEVFLVLGLSGHTAGHIGYVGDAKLFCGDVLFSAGCGRIMEGTPQQMFDALNKITALPQETEVYCAHEYTAANIAFALAVEPDNQHLQQYRDQVNRLRAQNKSTIPTNLRQEKFINPFLRYTEPSVVKSVSNRTEQTDPLSVFTALRAWKNEF
- a CDS encoding class I SAM-dependent methyltransferase; the protein is MKPARSRKKFERPYTWAQLHNGDWLRESIQTRLDEWCPKLFGYHMLKLGGLSSEISSCTCNIQHQVNLDIQNPLHNVIADGYNLPFLEKSFDVVVLSHQLDYSNDPHRLLREVDRVMMDDGYIIITGFNPFSVTGLASLMPWRKNSLPWSGRMYTPNRIKDWLGVLNYEVIHCDTYALFPMSKYQAMWTWLENSLGSCASFAGSQYFIVARKRTYPLKPIKPHWHLKRRFSPVGASFRTNTRRTLDSAKTSYPLKAEKADS